From a region of the Candidatus Polarisedimenticolia bacterium genome:
- a CDS encoding SPOR domain-containing protein → MEQEEVRPESAHEGTEKGVELQIGARHLTLAVTGLALFGLVLFLLGRWSERVAVGETPETKVESDASVPAGSLEAGAPKELTFYETLGKRATPPLQETRPRAPRSEPPAELPAAASAAAPSPAVPAPAASSTEPRGVERFRVQVASTRDLASARVLVDRLRKKGYPARIDSEAGGDGVSRYKVRIGNYEERAPAEELVQKVKQEEKVDAWIVKVQG, encoded by the coding sequence ATGGAGCAGGAGGAAGTCAGGCCGGAGAGCGCTCACGAAGGAACGGAAAAGGGAGTCGAGCTGCAGATCGGCGCCCGACACCTCACGCTGGCGGTGACGGGACTGGCGCTCTTCGGACTGGTCCTCTTTCTGCTCGGCCGCTGGAGCGAACGGGTCGCCGTGGGTGAAACGCCGGAGACCAAGGTCGAAAGCGATGCCTCCGTTCCGGCGGGCAGTCTGGAGGCGGGAGCGCCGAAGGAGCTGACTTTCTACGAGACCCTCGGCAAGCGCGCCACGCCGCCGCTGCAGGAAACCCGTCCTCGTGCGCCCCGCTCGGAGCCGCCGGCGGAGCTTCCCGCGGCCGCATCGGCCGCGGCGCCCTCCCCCGCGGTCCCGGCTCCGGCTGCTTCCTCCACGGAGCCGCGCGGCGTCGAGCGCTTCCGGGTGCAGGTCGCCTCGACGCGCGATCTCGCCTCGGCGAGAGTCCTGGTCGACAGGCTTCGAAAGAAAGGCTATCCGGCACGCATCGACAGCGAGGCCGGAGGCGATGGGGTGAGCCGCTATAAGGTGCGCATCGGCAACTACGAAGAGCGCGCGCCGGCGGAGGAGCTGGTGCAGAAGGTCAAGCAGGAGGAGAAAGTGGACGCCTGGATCGTGAAGGTTCAGGGCTGA
- a CDS encoding pyridoxal phosphate-dependent aminotransferase, which translates to MKLSRRVQEITPSATLQAKVDADKARRAGIDVIDFGPGEPDFDTPTPIKDAAKRALDENFTHYVDTAGIPELRSGIADRYRRDHGTDYAASEVMIGCGGKNVLFLLAQAAFGPGDRVALFSPYWVSFPDQIRLAGAEPLVLPAREEDEFVPRAATLERALAEGPIRAVILNSPCNPTGAVLPPDEVERFADLAKRHDLLLISDETYEFFHYDQVPYASFASQAARLRGNLALVGSFSKSYAMTGWRVGYALGPQELIGAMTKIQSHDASHTASFSMRGAVAALAIEPGVLAMMREEYRRRRDLMLDGLSRVEGIRCLPPRGAYYVFPNMRGFMRRFGLESSTDLARALLRGLGLAVVPGSAFGAEGYVRISYAVREDRIREGLERLRTCRSLPGPADF; encoded by the coding sequence ATGAAGCTGTCGCGTCGAGTGCAGGAGATCACCCCTTCCGCCACGCTGCAGGCGAAGGTGGATGCCGACAAGGCACGCCGCGCCGGCATCGACGTCATCGATTTCGGTCCGGGAGAGCCCGACTTCGATACCCCCACGCCCATCAAGGATGCCGCGAAGCGGGCGCTGGATGAGAACTTCACCCACTACGTCGACACTGCCGGTATCCCCGAGCTACGCTCCGGCATCGCCGATCGATACCGTCGTGATCACGGCACCGATTACGCCGCCTCCGAGGTGATGATCGGCTGCGGCGGCAAGAACGTCCTGTTCCTGCTGGCCCAGGCAGCTTTCGGTCCCGGGGACCGCGTCGCTCTTTTCTCCCCCTACTGGGTGTCCTTTCCGGACCAGATCCGGCTCGCGGGCGCCGAGCCCCTCGTCCTTCCGGCGCGCGAGGAGGACGAGTTCGTGCCCCGTGCCGCGACCCTGGAGCGGGCGCTCGCGGAGGGGCCGATCCGGGCCGTCATCCTCAACTCTCCCTGCAATCCGACGGGAGCCGTGCTGCCACCCGACGAAGTCGAGCGTTTCGCCGACCTCGCGAAACGCCACGATTTGCTGCTGATTTCCGACGAGACCTACGAGTTCTTCCACTACGACCAGGTCCCGTACGCAAGCTTCGCGTCACAGGCCGCGCGGCTGCGCGGCAACCTGGCGCTGGTGGGCTCCTTCTCGAAGAGCTACGCCATGACGGGATGGCGGGTCGGGTACGCTCTGGGGCCGCAGGAGCTGATCGGCGCGATGACCAAGATCCAGTCCCACGACGCCAGCCACACCGCATCGTTCTCGATGCGCGGCGCCGTGGCGGCCCTGGCGATCGAGCCGGGCGTGCTGGCGATGATGCGCGAGGAATACCGACGCCGTCGCGATCTGATGCTGGATGGGCTCTCGCGCGTCGAGGGGATCCGCTGCCTGCCGCCGCGCGGGGCCTATTACGTATTTCCGAACATGCGCGGCTTCATGCGCCGGTTCGGCCTGGAAAGCTCGACGGATCTCGCGCGCGCCCTGCTCCGGGGGCTCGGCCTTGCCGTGGTCCCGGGATCTGCGTTCGGAGCGGAGGGCTACGTCAGGATTTCGTACGCTGTCCGCGAGGACCGGATTCGCGAAGGTCTCGAGCGGCTGCGGACCTGCCGCAGCCTTCCCGGGCCGGCGGATTTCTGA
- a CDS encoding GGDEF domain-containing protein, with amino-acid sequence MIDEEVTSGDSGGDGALELKILRAALEVSRLVEPGENAGAIIQKACGLTGGEGGLLYLLASEGEEHQLLGCHVPANDSRRKGLVRLRLNPLLAAVGFANAALETGPSPPEFAAMGFEWLVSAAAEESDCHCRLLVGFTGAADAVAREAAGTTIARLLGDCLPGLANCLRMERVRELVIKDDQTDSYNRRHLDSFLAEEVERARRYGTVLSVIFLDLDNLKEVNSLYGHAAGSRALRELARRVMLAVRGSDKLFRYGGDEFCVVLPETDTVGALELAERLRQTIASRPFELDGGQEISLTASFGLACFPLHGDSTASLMAAADRAMSRVKLSGKNSIGVGTEPAPGGTGLEIHS; translated from the coding sequence ATGATTGACGAGGAAGTCACGTCGGGGGATTCGGGGGGGGACGGCGCGCTGGAACTGAAGATCCTGCGCGCCGCGCTCGAGGTGAGCCGTCTCGTGGAACCGGGCGAGAACGCCGGCGCCATCATCCAAAAGGCCTGCGGCCTGACGGGCGGCGAGGGAGGCTTGCTGTACCTTCTGGCGTCCGAGGGGGAAGAGCATCAGCTGCTGGGCTGTCACGTCCCGGCGAACGATTCACGGCGCAAGGGGCTGGTGCGGCTTCGACTGAATCCGCTGCTCGCCGCGGTGGGCTTTGCCAACGCCGCTCTGGAGACCGGCCCCAGCCCCCCGGAGTTCGCGGCGATGGGATTCGAATGGCTGGTGTCGGCCGCCGCAGAGGAATCGGATTGCCACTGCCGCCTTCTCGTGGGCTTCACGGGAGCCGCCGATGCCGTCGCGCGCGAGGCGGCGGGCACGACGATCGCGAGGCTTCTGGGGGACTGCCTGCCCGGACTTGCCAACTGCCTGAGGATGGAGCGGGTCCGCGAGCTGGTGATCAAGGACGATCAGACCGACAGCTACAACCGCCGGCACCTCGATTCCTTCCTGGCGGAGGAGGTCGAGCGCGCCCGGCGCTACGGGACGGTCCTGTCGGTCATCTTCCTGGACCTGGACAATCTGAAGGAGGTCAACAGCCTGTACGGGCATGCCGCGGGGAGCCGGGCGCTGCGGGAGCTGGCGCGTCGCGTCATGCTCGCCGTCCGGGGATCGGACAAGCTTTTCCGTTACGGGGGTGACGAGTTCTGCGTCGTCCTCCCGGAGACCGATACCGTCGGCGCTCTGGAGCTGGCGGAGCGCCTGCGCCAGACCATCGCCTCGCGGCCCTTCGAGCTGGATGGCGGGCAGGAGATTTCGCTCACGGCCAGCTTCGGGCTGGCCTGCTTTCCGCTGCACGGAGACTCGACGGCGAGCCTCATGGCCGCCGCGGATCGCGCGATGAGCCGCGTCAAGCTCTCGGGAAAGAACTCGATTGGAGTGGGCACGGAGCCGGCACCGGGCGGCACGGGCCTGGAAATCCACTCATAA
- the coaD gene encoding pantetheine-phosphate adenylyltransferase, whose translation MKVLAVYPGSFDPVTHGHLDIIRRGSRLFDRIVVAVLKNPEKKPMFPLAERRRILRQATREIPNVSIDSFDGLLVDYARRRKARVIVRGLRALSDFEYEFQMALMNRRLDATIETVFMMPSEAYSYLSSRLVKEVARLGGSVAGLVPPEVERRLGDKMGGRRSRRAVLGRKR comes from the coding sequence TTGAAGGTCCTGGCGGTGTATCCCGGCTCGTTCGACCCGGTGACTCATGGGCACCTCGATATCATTCGGCGCGGGAGCCGGCTCTTCGATCGCATCGTGGTCGCGGTCCTGAAGAACCCGGAGAAGAAGCCGATGTTCCCGCTGGCGGAGCGCCGTCGCATCCTCCGGCAGGCGACCCGCGAGATCCCCAACGTGTCGATCGACAGCTTCGACGGATTGCTGGTGGACTACGCCCGGAGGCGCAAGGCCCGGGTCATCGTGCGCGGCCTCAGAGCGCTCTCCGATTTCGAATACGAGTTCCAGATGGCGCTGATGAATCGCAGGCTGGATGCCACGATCGAGACGGTGTTCATGATGCCGAGCGAGGCTTATTCCTATCTTTCCTCGCGCCTCGTCAAGGAGGTGGCGCGGCTGGGCGGGAGCGTCGCCGGGCTGGTGCCGCCCGAGGTCGAGCGCCGGCTCGGGGACAAGATGGGCGGAAGAAGGTCGCGGCGCGCGGTGCTCGGGAGGAAGCGATGA